From one Ammospiza caudacuta isolate bAmmCau1 chromosome 8, bAmmCau1.pri, whole genome shotgun sequence genomic stretch:
- the DES gene encoding desmin — translation MSQSYSSSQRVSSYRRTFGGSPVFPRASFGSKGSSGSSVTSRVYQVSRTSAVPSLSTFRTTRVTPLRTYQSAYQGSGELLDFSLADAMNQEFLQTRTNEKVELQELNDRFANYIEKVRFLEQQNALMVAEVNRLRGKEPTRVAEMYEEELRELRRQIDVLTSQRARVEVERDNLLDDLQKLKQKLQEEIQLKEEAENNLAAFRADVDAATLARIDLERRIESLQEEIAFLKKVHEEEIRELQAQLQEQHIQVEMDISKPDLTAALRDIRAQYESIAAKNIAEAEEWYKSKVSDLTQAANKNNDALRQAKQEMLEYRHQIQSYTCEIDALKGTNDSLMRQMREMEERFAGEAGGYQDTIARLEEEIRHLKDEMARHLREYQDLLNVKMALDVEIATYRKLLEGEENRISIPMHQTFASALNFRETSPEQRGSEVHTKKTVMIKTIETRDGEVVSEATQQQHEVL, via the exons ATGAGCCAGTCGTACTCCTCCAGCCAGCGGGTCTCTTCCTACCGCCGCACCTTCGGCGGCTCCCCGGTGTTCCCCCGAGCCTCCTTCGGGAGCAAGGGCAGCAGCGGCAGCTCCGTCACCTCCCGCGTGTACCAGGTGTCGCGCACCTCGGCCGTGCCCAGCCTGTCCACCTTCCGCACCACCCGCGTGACGCCGCTGCGCACCTACCAAAGCGCCTACCAGGGCTCCGGGGAGCTGCTGGACTTCAGCCTGGCCGATGCCATGAACCAGGAGTTCCTCCAGACCCGCACCAACGAGAaggtggagctgcaggagctcaaTGACCGATTCGCCAACTACATCGAGAAGGTGCGCTTCTTGGAGCAGCAGAACGCGCTCATGGTGGCCGAGGTGAACCGCCTGCGGGGCAAGGAGCCCACCCGCGTGGCCGAGATGTACGAGGAGGAGCTGCGGGAGCTGCGGCGCCAGATCGACGTGCTCACCAGCCAGAGGGCGCGTGTGGAGGTTGAGCGTGACAACCTGCTCGACGACCTGCAGAAGCTCAAGCAGAA GCTGCAAGAGGAGATCCAACTGAAGGAGGAGGCTGAGAACAACCTCGCTGCATTCAGAGCT GATGTGGATGCAGCCACACTAGCACGCATTGATCTGGAAAGACGGATCGAgtccctgcaggaggagatcGCCTTCCTCAAGAAGGTGCATGAAGAG GAAATccgggagctgcaggcacagctgcaggagcagcacatccaGGTGGAGATGGACATCTCCAAGCCTGATTTGACGGCCGCGCTGCGGGACATCCGTGCTCAGTATGAGAGCATTGCTGCCAAGAACATCGCTGAGGCCGAGGAGTGGTACAAGTCCAAG gtgtctgaCCTGACACAGGCGGCCAACAAGAACAACGATGCGCTGAGGCAGGCCAAACAGGAGATGCTGGAGTACCGGCACCAGATCCAGTCCTACACCTGCGAGATTGATGCCCTCAAGGGCACG aatGACTCGCTGATGCGGCAGATGCGGGAGATGGAGGAGCGCTTTGCAGGGGAGGCCGGCGGGTACCAGGACACCATTGCCCGCCTGGAGGAGGAGATCCGGCACCTGAAGGATGAGATGGCCCGGCACCTGCGCGAGTACCAGGACCTGCTCAATGTCAAGATGGCCCTGGATGTGGAGATCGCCACGTACCGCAAGCTgctggagggagaggagaacCG GATCAGCATTCCCATGCACCAGACCTTCGCTTCTGCACTCAATTTCCGAG agacCAGCCCAGAGCAACGGGGCTCCGAGGTGCACACCAAAAAGACCGTGATGATCAAAACCATCGAGACCCGTGACGGGGAG GTGGTGAGCGAGGCgactcagcagcagcatgaaGTGCTGTAG